One window of the Pyrus communis chromosome 17, drPyrComm1.1, whole genome shotgun sequence genome contains the following:
- the LOC137723594 gene encoding uncharacterized protein, whose protein sequence is MAITHNLKPPISMASPSISSKTHNSSLFFGTVTSTVHSHGVQPPPLTFRSRTATNSQIFSTRRLFLPKVSGIWDALTSGGNNPREAVAAIRRGMVLFRQGDVSGSLAEFDKAIELDPRQKAYLWQRGLSLYYLDRFEDGAEQFRLDVAQNPNDTEESIWCFLCEAQLYGVNEARERFLEVGRDPRPVMRESYNMFKDGGDPEKLAAAFLNGRESDFFYASLYAGLYYESEKKADGAKLHIVAACQSPYGQRSDDYMASLAKVHCLCRNWTTS, encoded by the exons ATGGCGATTACCCACAACCTCAAACCCCCTATTTCCATGGCTTCCCCTTCCATTTCATCCAAAACCCACAATTCCTCACTCTTCTTTGGCACTGTTACTTCAACAGTTCACAGCCACGGAGTCCAGCCGCCGCCATTGACATTCAGAAGTCGCACTGCTACTAACTCGCAAATCTTCAGCACCAGAAGACTCTTCCTTCCTAAGGTTTCCGGCATCTGGGATGCCTTGACTAGTGGGGGCAACAATCCCCGTGAAGCCGTTGCGGCGATTCGACGCGGGATGGTGCTTTTTAGGCAG GGTGATGTTTCAGGTTCACTAGCAGAATTTGACAAGGCAATTGAGTTGGATCCTCGCCAAAAGGCAT ATCTTTGGCAAAGGGGGCTTTCACTTTACTATCTTGATAG GTTTGAAGATGGGGCAGAGCAGTTTCGGTTAGATGTTGCGCAGAATCCAAATGATACAGAGGAGTCCATTTGGTGCTTTCTCTGTGAAGCTCAGTTGTATGGAGTTAACGAAGCAAGGGAACGATTTCTTGAG GTTGGCCGAGATCCAAGACCTGTCATGCGAGAATCCTATAACATGTTTAAAGATGGTGGTGATCCGGAAAAG CTTGCTGCTGCGTTTTTGAATGGCCGTGAGAGTGATTTTTTCTACGCTTCTTTATACGCCGGACTTTATTACGAATCTGAG AAGAAAGCCGACGGGGCCAAACTCCATATTGTTGCTGCATGCCAGTCTCCTTATGGACAAAG GTCCGACGATTACATGGCTTCTCTTGCCAAAGTTCACTGTCTTTGTCGAAATTGGACGACCAGTTGA
- the LOC137723765 gene encoding F-box protein PP2-B15-like, with translation MNFDHLPEDCCAHILSFTSPGDACRSSLVSSSFQATADADSVWRKFLPSDHKQILSRFVSPIAYSSSKDLFMKLCSPNLIDGGDKMFFIEKSTGKKCYMLSARDLSITWGSHPLYWTWRPCLESRFAEVAELRTIWWLEICGTTNTQMLSPKTAYGAYLIIKIGNRAYGLDTLPSEVSLEVGNSKSQSTIYLSKRNDSGKQASSEYEHFPKAVRASRWRVLDEDRGGGRSGERGDGWMEVEIGSFYNGECDEKDVRMSLREVKGVHLKGGLIVEGIELRPKQ, from the exons ATGAACTTCGATCACTTGCCTGAAGACTGCTGCGCGCACATTTTATCGTTCACGTCTCCGGGCGACGCATGTCGTTCCTCGTTAGTTTCATCGTCTTTTCAGGCCACGGCGGATGCCGATAGTGTGTGGCGGAAATTCTTGCCATCAGACCACAAACAGATTCTATCCAGATTTGTGAGTCCCATAGCTTATTCATCTAGCAAAGATTTGTTTATGAAGTTATGCAGTCCAAACCTAATCGACGGTGGTGATAAG ATGTTCTTCATAGAGAAATCAACAGGTAAAAAGTGCTACATGTTAAGTGCAAGGGACCTTTCAATTACATGGGGCAGTCATCCACTGTACTGGACCTGGAGACCTTGTCTTGAATCAAG ATTTGCAGAGGTGGCTGAGCTTAGAACAATTTGGTGGCTGGAAATATGTGGCACAACAAATACTCAAATGCTATCACCAAAAACTGCCTATGGGGCCTATCTTATTATAAAGATAGGCAATCGTGCTTACGGGTTAGACACTTTGCCTTCTGAGGTTTCACTTGAAGTTGGTAATTCAAAATCACAAAGTACGATTTACTTGAGCAAACGCAATGATAGTGGGAAGCAAGCCTCATCAGAATACGAACATTTTCCGAAAGCGGTAAGAGCTTCAAGGTGGAGGGTTCTAGACGAAGATCGCGGTGGCGGCCGCAGCGGCGAGCGCGGGGATGGATGGATGGAGGTTGAAATAGGAAGCTTTTACAATGGTGAGTGTGATGAGAAGGATGTAAGGATGAGCCTAAGAGAAGTGAAGGGTGTGCATCTTAAAGGTGGACTTATTGTTGAGGGAATTGAGCTTAGGCCTAAACAATAA